From bacterium, one genomic window encodes:
- a CDS encoding DegQ family serine endoprotease — protein sequence MLSMNRFGSSPWAWPLRILMAALFFTGGLVTGLKAATLRLPVAGGTVPLAANSPALALQNAFTDVAAKVGPAVVNISVEWTENVQGFDMNDLFGQFWGNPYGMQHPHPLYKRKQRSLGSGVIITPDGYILTNAHVVDKAEKVTVTFEDGTTYPGKIIGKDQRTDIAVIKVSDGNKTFPYAVLGNSDDIKVGQWAIAIGNPFALDHTVTTGVISAKGRNVPSPESAQSLQNYIQTDASINPGNSGGPLCNIQGEVIGINNMIYSQSGGSVGIGFAIPANIARKTAEDLMNGGKVVRAGLGAIVQGLSSEMAKSFGLANTEGALLAGINSGSAAEKAGLKAGDIVLSVDGDRVQSSNDLVSKLYTHKPGDKVQLGIFRNGQRSTVPVILQKLDENALKSKSEEGGSEGNGHNNMGSDRNLGFGFQDPNDEIRSQLPSGAPKGPVVTEVTPGSAAAQAGLRPGDVILKVGNTAIASANQLGVVLGKSDLKNGVRIYLWRDGTNLFTFLQTGDE from the coding sequence ATGCTTTCCATGAACCGTTTCGGCAGCTCCCCTTGGGCCTGGCCCTTGCGCATCCTGATGGCGGCCCTGTTCTTCACCGGAGGCCTGGTCACCGGCTTGAAGGCGGCGACCCTGCGGCTTCCCGTGGCCGGCGGCACGGTCCCCCTGGCGGCCAATAGTCCCGCTTTGGCGCTCCAGAACGCCTTCACCGATGTGGCCGCCAAGGTGGGGCCGGCCGTGGTCAACATCAGCGTCGAATGGACCGAGAACGTCCAGGGATTCGACATGAACGATCTTTTCGGCCAGTTCTGGGGGAATCCCTACGGCATGCAACACCCCCATCCCCTTTATAAGCGTAAACAACGTTCCTTAGGGTCGGGCGTGATCATCACCCCGGATGGTTACATCCTCACCAATGCCCACGTGGTCGATAAGGCGGAGAAGGTCACGGTGACCTTCGAGGACGGCACGACCTATCCCGGGAAGATCATCGGAAAGGACCAGCGGACCGACATCGCGGTGATCAAGGTCAGCGACGGGAACAAGACCTTCCCCTACGCGGTGCTGGGGAATTCGGACGACATCAAGGTGGGTCAATGGGCCATCGCCATCGGGAACCCATTCGCGCTCGACCATACGGTGACCACGGGCGTGATCTCGGCCAAGGGCCGCAATGTCCCCAGTCCCGAGTCCGCTCAATCCCTTCAGAACTACATCCAGACCGATGCTTCCATCAATCCCGGCAATTCGGGAGGACCTCTGTGCAACATCCAGGGAGAGGTCATCGGCATCAATAACATGATCTATTCCCAGTCGGGGGGGTCGGTGGGGATCGGGTTCGCCATTCCCGCCAACATCGCCCGCAAGACGGCCGAGGACCTGATGAACGGAGGTAAGGTCGTCCGGGCGGGCTTGGGCGCCATCGTCCAGGGCCTCTCGTCCGAAATGGCCAAGAGCTTCGGCCTGGCCAATACCGAAGGGGCCTTGTTGGCCGGCATCAACTCGGGGAGCGCCGCTGAAAAGGCCGGGCTCAAGGCCGGCGACATCGTGCTTTCGGTGGACGGGGACAGGGTGCAAAGCTCCAATGACCTGGTCTCCAAGCTCTACACCCACAAGCCAGGGGACAAGGTCCAGTTGGGCATCTTCCGCAATGGCCAACGCTCAACGGTCCCGGTCATCCTCCAAAAGCTCGACGAGAACGCCTTAAAATCCAAAAGCGAAGAAGGCGGGAGCGAAGGGAATGGCCACAACAACATGGGGAGCGACCGTAATCTCGGGTTCGGTTTCCAGGATCCGAACGACGAGATCCGTTCCCAATTGCCCAGCGGCGCGCCCAAGGGACCGGTGGTGACGGAAGTGACCCCCGGAAGCGCGGCGGCCCAAGCGGGCCTTCGCCCCGGGGACGTCATCCTGAAGGTGGGGAACACCGCCATCGCCTCGGCCAATCAGTTGGGCGTCGTTCTGGGCAAGAGCGACCTGAAGAACGGGGTCCGGATCTACCTCTGGCGGGACGGCACCAACCTGTTCACGTTCCTGCAGACCGGGGACGAATAA
- a CDS encoding vitamin K epoxide reductase family protein encodes MNGILDRMLWLAMGTGFLGAIAALYGRYRTLPPWLTGPTICRLEAGGCQVLFRTKNAALLGVPNSLLAVFYYPALAAGILLHWPWILLFSGASSAFLMTLILAWILMRDRLECRVCWTGHACNAVIWAILFLQHAWK; translated from the coding sequence ATGAACGGAATACTCGATCGGATGCTCTGGCTGGCCATGGGGACCGGCTTCTTGGGAGCCATCGCCGCCCTTTACGGGCGTTACCGGACCCTTCCCCCGTGGCTGACCGGCCCCACCATCTGCCGGTTGGAAGCCGGTGGCTGCCAGGTCCTCTTCCGAACCAAGAACGCGGCGCTTTTAGGCGTGCCGAATTCCCTTTTGGCGGTCTTTTACTATCCCGCACTCGCGGCCGGCATCCTGCTCCACTGGCCTTGGATCTTGCTCTTTTCCGGCGCCAGTTCCGCCTTTCTCATGACCCTCATCCTGGCCTGGATCCTCATGCGGGACCGCTTGGAATGTAGGGTCTGCTGGACGGGACATGCTTGCAATGCGGTGATCTGGGCCATCTTGTTCTTACAACATGCCTGGAAATGA
- a CDS encoding lysylphosphatidylglycerol synthase transmembrane domain-containing protein produces the protein MNKPNRKILLALSLFLMGFMVLALVLAFFTDLPKLFHNIQQIHVEHLIFALLCTGAAYLSFTLSFNGLFLMTPHRVPFPRFFSIMFISYTINFVVSSGGWAGIALRSYLLRHDKVPYSVTVPISFAQNMVFNLVLACFSFGGLIFLREHPEFVGGGKEAIVLGFMVFLVALVAVMLLLFIHGAFRKWVLRSMIKAGSWGGRVVLRKNTSRERLVEIRNDLERTIQFLHRGWLQLFVVFFWCAMDWTFTALTLYFCFRSVGVVLPLGQTMLGFTVMFLTSTINPVPAGLGISEAALAGVFSLLGVELEKTLVAALLFRFIFFLLPMAVSLGLYLDTLRTFLKSEEQIEKAVREE, from the coding sequence TTGAATAAACCCAACCGTAAGATCCTCCTGGCCCTCTCCCTTTTCCTGATGGGGTTCATGGTCCTGGCCCTGGTCCTGGCCTTTTTCACCGATCTCCCCAAGCTCTTCCACAATATCCAGCAGATCCACGTCGAGCATCTGATCTTCGCCCTCCTTTGTACGGGAGCGGCCTATCTCTCCTTCACCCTTTCCTTCAACGGGCTTTTTCTGATGACCCCTCATCGGGTCCCTTTTCCCCGTTTTTTTTCCATCATGTTCATCTCCTATACCATCAACTTCGTGGTTTCCTCCGGTGGATGGGCCGGGATCGCCTTGCGTTCCTACCTCCTCCGGCACGACAAGGTTCCTTATTCGGTGACCGTGCCGATCTCCTTCGCCCAGAACATGGTCTTCAACCTGGTCTTGGCCTGTTTTTCTTTCGGGGGATTGATCTTCCTCAGGGAGCACCCGGAATTCGTGGGAGGGGGCAAAGAGGCCATCGTCCTGGGATTCATGGTCTTCCTGGTGGCCCTAGTGGCCGTAATGCTGCTGCTTTTCATCCACGGAGCCTTCCGCAAATGGGTCTTGCGGTCCATGATCAAGGCGGGCAGTTGGGGGGGGAGGGTCGTCCTCCGAAAGAACACGAGCCGTGAGCGACTGGTGGAGATCCGGAACGACTTGGAAAGGACCATCCAATTCCTGCACCGGGGATGGCTCCAGCTTTTCGTGGTCTTTTTCTGGTGCGCCATGGATTGGACCTTTACCGCCTTGACCCTTTATTTCTGTTTCCGTTCGGTCGGGGTGGTCCTGCCCTTGGGGCAGACCATGTTAGGATTTACGGTGATGTTCCTGACCTCCACCATCAATCCGGTGCCCGCAGGACTAGGGATCAGCGAAGCGGCCCTGGCCGGGGTCTTTAGTCTTCTGGGGGTCGAATTGGAAAAGACCCTGGTGGCGGCCCTGCTCTTTCGGTTCATCTTCTTCTTATTGCCCATGGCGGTTTCCTTGGGCCTTTATCTGGATACCCTCCGGACCTTCCTCAAAAGCGAAGAACAGATCGAGAAGGCCGTCCGGGAAGAGTGA
- a CDS encoding membrane bound O-acyl transferase family-domain-containing protein has protein sequence MAAFLPHDLGSPVWLTLLLLAELAGGYALQKEEPALWAKIFAWAGMASATLAAHLLALKEPAGFRMLALIAALFLGMKAVVGVSARAAGEKALTLARWSIFTLFWAGMRPVLFSDHPIAGKPWKRMALQGLGCALVGALLMLAAGPLWRSTGSLFLVTVFFFIGSSLLVHYGLFTLGAAFWKARGFNCEPLFRNPLTVENLTDFWGKYWNLAYREMIALAVYRPLKGKLGPGLALFLAFALSGLFHEVAISVPVRGGFGLPLLYFLLQGILVGGEKLGAEQGLVVRGIWGRIWTFFWLIAPLPILFHGPFLRGIIWPLMGGAR, from the coding sequence ATGGCGGCTTTTCTTCCCCATGATCTTGGCTCGCCGGTTTGGCTGACCCTTCTTCTATTGGCGGAACTGGCCGGTGGTTACGCCCTGCAGAAAGAGGAGCCGGCCCTTTGGGCCAAAATATTCGCCTGGGCCGGCATGGCTTCGGCCACCTTGGCCGCCCATCTCCTTGCGCTTAAGGAACCGGCGGGCTTTCGAATGCTTGCCCTCATCGCCGCCCTGTTCCTGGGCATGAAGGCGGTGGTGGGGGTGAGCGCCCGGGCCGCTGGGGAAAAAGCCCTGACCTTGGCCCGCTGGTCCATCTTCACTCTTTTTTGGGCCGGGATGCGGCCCGTCCTCTTCTCGGACCATCCCATCGCGGGTAAACCCTGGAAGAGGATGGCCCTCCAAGGCTTGGGCTGCGCCCTCGTCGGCGCCCTTTTGATGCTGGCCGCGGGCCCTCTTTGGCGCTCGACCGGGTCCCTATTCCTGGTGACCGTCTTTTTCTTCATCGGTTCCAGCCTTCTGGTCCATTACGGCCTTTTCACCTTGGGGGCCGCCTTTTGGAAGGCCCGGGGATTCAATTGTGAACCCCTGTTCCGGAACCCTTTGACGGTAGAGAACTTGACGGATTTCTGGGGAAAATATTGGAACCTGGCTTACCGGGAAATGATCGCCTTGGCGGTCTACCGGCCCTTGAAGGGGAAGCTGGGGCCCGGGTTGGCGCTCTTTCTCGCCTTTGCCTTGTCGGGTCTCTTTCATGAGGTGGCCATCAGCGTCCCTGTGCGGGGCGGATTCGGCCTGCCCCTTCTGTATTTCCTGCTCCAGGGAATTTTGGTGGGAGGTGAAAAACTTGGGGCGGAACAAGGCTTGGTGGTCCGCGGGATCTGGGGAAGGATATGGACCTTCTTCTGGTTGATCGCCCCCCTTCCCATCCTTTTTCATGGACCTTTCCTGCGGGGCATCATTTGGCCGCTCATGGGAGGCGCGCGATGA
- a CDS encoding RNA polymerase sigma factor RpoD/SigA: MEKLPFATEEKSVGTYLKEIARVSLLTPEEEKALGRKVQKGDEAALNHLVEANLRFVVSVAKGYRNRGLSFLDLINEGNLGLIKAAKTFDPERGVRFVSYAVWWIRQSILAAILDKADMVRIPQSQTKKIRKITKRMEAMRTKAGGDVSDMEVMKKADIDRETLNEVQQFGHGYLSLDTTRVGDSETPIGEFLSDPKDVERFEKELMDKALTDRLKEALGTLDQRDGKILTWRYGLDGAGIQTLDEIGKRLKISKERVRQIEERAMKKIRGSKEAELLREFVA; encoded by the coding sequence ATGGAAAAGCTACCTTTCGCGACCGAAGAAAAATCGGTCGGAACCTACTTAAAGGAGATCGCCCGGGTCTCCCTGCTCACCCCGGAAGAAGAGAAGGCCTTGGGCCGAAAGGTCCAAAAGGGCGATGAAGCGGCTTTGAACCATCTGGTGGAGGCGAACCTGCGGTTCGTGGTCTCGGTCGCCAAGGGCTACCGCAATCGCGGCCTGTCCTTCCTGGACCTCATCAACGAAGGGAACCTGGGCCTCATCAAGGCCGCCAAGACCTTCGACCCCGAAAGGGGAGTGCGGTTCGTTTCCTACGCGGTTTGGTGGATCCGCCAGTCGATCCTGGCGGCCATCCTGGACAAGGCCGACATGGTCCGCATTCCGCAGAGCCAGACCAAGAAGATCCGCAAGATCACCAAGAGAATGGAAGCCATGCGGACGAAGGCCGGAGGTGATGTCTCGGACATGGAGGTCATGAAGAAGGCCGACATCGACCGGGAAACCTTGAACGAGGTCCAGCAGTTCGGCCATGGCTACCTGAGCCTGGACACCACCCGGGTGGGGGACAGCGAAACACCCATCGGGGAATTCTTGAGCGACCCGAAGGACGTGGAGCGCTTCGAGAAGGAGTTGATGGACAAGGCCCTGACCGACCGTCTGAAGGAGGCCCTGGGCACGCTCGACCAAAGGGACGGCAAGATCCTCACCTGGCGCTACGGCCTCGACGGGGCCGGCATCCAGACCTTGGACGAGATCGGCAAGCGCCTGAAGATCTCCAAGGAACGCGTCCGCCAGATCGAGGAGCGCGCGATGAAGAAGATCCGCGGGTCCAAGGAAGCGGAACTGCTCCGGGAGTTCGTCGCTTAA
- a CDS encoding ATP-binding protein produces MKSKYFLTLFLVAILPICALTGVYFFMASQEKPVETAPPVDNAAVGASISALSANLGTLASSLQNNILSTYKNLPTLVANHGDEDLDRFFKTANGLECVAVFSFDGKREKIFPSTVQLADTSYGTSDEFKKIVEKFHANPGKEDLFYTTRFNFPAFVFSVALDGKTMVQAVMNLSRFFPNTDPYNGEMLFLDGESGQIFFDTIPTKNQTTFNPTQDPWLDKIQKSLAAKESGRDTNPPSSAAVWNSVGIKAWGLVHSVPFSALQPKAAPSARPKGEAEGFQRVFQSDTGRYVLLAAAALLGWILLMGTLGLGMILGPLKKAGAVVLKAAEGQAELTPQTAQSFGKDEVGQMVQAAAALLQKLESDRQAATQEKEEAIRRARSEADAKSREAATQVSSAQQAASAARNEANEKNQQLNDKLKELDALKSMSEGLRNQTEQAKAEIGKLKGQVTAAEQDKANTQLQLTQTQYKLEGQLKEMEAKLLSAVAASSAIQVSQVRAAAIRTMSEELKTTLGIIKGYVSSALGTAQGGINEKQQEFLGMVINRSARLEKFINDLLDIYQVEIEQATSTHEEVNLAAEIEGLAFNFQAQADVKNIKLKVEPKGSMPKVPIVRRRFNQLWNILYLQIIKDAPRGSSITIGVEPLGDSVKVTVQDPGLIVATENLPKLFDEFYDPKHPASPQLAGTGLKFALIKTILAAHGGGAVAEKVDPGTQLTLTFPTQIKKPGETPKSVAIPASPSLSAPGAKMPTTAMPASGIKPAAPVVPGAKPAPPVTPGLVKPSAPAVPGAMPAAPKPAVPGAPAVPGAKSPAAGFLDSLISKSQPVNVTPGAVKPAVPGVPAAPGIAKPPVPAAPAPAPGAPAAPKPPVPGAGPNIPAAPPTSGVTAPPKPSSLDSLLDKKPTVPGAGPTVPPAPAPVVPKPPVPPVPGAAAPTVPKPPVPGAPAAPAIRPPVPPAPGAPPAPGAPAAPKVVPTTMKPTAPPPGILDMDNVDGMKTSAPPRPAAPPMPPKPPMPGAPGAPMPPAGAPKPPAPGIPPGGLDASKAQKPKDDGDLIE; encoded by the coding sequence GTGAAAAGTAAATATTTCCTGACGCTCTTCCTCGTGGCGATCCTTCCGATCTGTGCCCTGACCGGCGTCTATTTCTTCATGGCCTCCCAGGAGAAGCCCGTGGAGACCGCGCCCCCCGTGGACAACGCGGCGGTGGGGGCCTCCATCTCGGCGCTTTCGGCCAACCTGGGCACGCTGGCTTCGAGCCTTCAGAACAACATCCTGAGCACCTACAAGAACCTGCCCACCCTGGTGGCCAACCACGGCGACGAGGACCTGGACCGCTTCTTCAAGACGGCCAATGGGCTGGAATGCGTGGCGGTCTTCAGCTTCGACGGCAAACGCGAGAAGATCTTCCCCTCCACCGTCCAACTGGCCGACACCAGTTACGGCACCTCCGACGAGTTCAAGAAGATCGTGGAAAAATTCCACGCGAACCCGGGCAAGGAGGACCTTTTCTACACCACCCGGTTCAACTTCCCCGCTTTCGTCTTTTCCGTGGCCCTGGACGGCAAGACCATGGTGCAGGCGGTGATGAACCTTTCCCGCTTCTTCCCCAATACCGACCCTTACAACGGCGAGATGCTCTTCCTGGACGGGGAGTCGGGACAGATCTTCTTCGATACCATTCCGACCAAGAACCAGACCACTTTCAATCCCACCCAGGACCCCTGGCTGGACAAGATCCAAAAATCCCTCGCGGCCAAGGAAAGCGGCCGGGACACCAATCCACCCTCCTCGGCCGCGGTGTGGAATTCGGTGGGCATCAAGGCCTGGGGGCTCGTTCATTCCGTCCCTTTCAGCGCCCTTCAGCCCAAGGCGGCGCCGTCCGCCCGGCCCAAGGGTGAAGCGGAGGGGTTCCAGCGTGTGTTCCAAAGCGATACGGGACGTTATGTACTCCTCGCCGCCGCCGCTCTGTTGGGTTGGATCCTGTTGATGGGCACCCTCGGCTTGGGGATGATCCTGGGACCGCTTAAGAAGGCGGGTGCGGTCGTCCTGAAGGCTGCCGAAGGCCAGGCGGAATTGACGCCCCAGACCGCCCAATCCTTCGGCAAGGATGAGGTGGGTCAGATGGTCCAAGCCGCTGCGGCATTGCTGCAGAAACTGGAGAGCGACCGCCAGGCCGCGACCCAAGAAAAAGAAGAAGCCATCCGCCGGGCCCGGAGCGAAGCCGATGCCAAATCCCGCGAGGCGGCCACCCAGGTCTCCAGCGCCCAGCAAGCCGCCTCCGCCGCGCGCAACGAGGCCAATGAGAAGAACCAACAGCTCAACGACAAGCTCAAGGAACTGGACGCCTTGAAGTCCATGTCCGAGGGGCTGCGCAACCAGACCGAGCAGGCCAAGGCCGAGATCGGGAAACTCAAGGGCCAGGTCACCGCGGCCGAACAGGACAAGGCCAACACCCAGCTCCAACTCACCCAGACCCAGTACAAGCTCGAGGGTCAATTGAAGGAGATGGAGGCGAAGCTCCTTTCCGCCGTGGCCGCTTCCTCGGCCATCCAGGTCTCCCAGGTGCGCGCCGCCGCCATCCGCACCATGTCGGAGGAACTCAAGACGACACTTGGCATCATCAAGGGCTATGTCTCCTCGGCGCTGGGCACGGCCCAGGGCGGCATCAACGAGAAGCAGCAGGAATTCCTGGGAATGGTCATCAACCGCTCCGCGCGGCTGGAAAAATTCATCAACGACCTGCTGGACATCTACCAGGTCGAGATCGAGCAGGCCACTTCCACCCACGAGGAGGTCAACCTGGCCGCCGAGATCGAGGGGCTGGCCTTCAACTTCCAGGCCCAGGCCGACGTGAAGAACATCAAGCTCAAGGTCGAGCCCAAGGGTTCCATGCCCAAGGTCCCGATCGTGCGCCGCCGTTTCAACCAGCTTTGGAACATCCTCTACTTGCAGATCATCAAGGACGCCCCTCGTGGTTCCAGCATCACCATCGGAGTGGAACCCCTGGGAGACAGCGTGAAGGTCACCGTGCAGGACCCGGGGCTCATTGTGGCCACCGAGAACCTGCCCAAGTTGTTCGACGAGTTCTACGACCCGAAGCATCCGGCCTCGCCCCAATTGGCGGGAACGGGCCTGAAGTTCGCCCTCATCAAGACCATCCTGGCCGCCCATGGTGGCGGCGCGGTCGCGGAGAAGGTCGATCCTGGGACCCAGCTCACCCTGACCTTCCCGACGCAGATCAAGAAACCCGGGGAAACGCCCAAATCGGTGGCGATCCCGGCCTCGCCTTCCCTCAGCGCCCCCGGCGCCAAGATGCCCACCACCGCGATGCCGGCCAGCGGGATCAAGCCCGCCGCTCCGGTCGTTCCCGGCGCCAAGCCCGCGCCTCCGGTCACGCCCGGCTTGGTCAAGCCTTCCGCGCCCGCCGTTCCAGGAGCGATGCCGGCGGCTCCCAAGCCCGCTGTTCCTGGCGCTCCGGCCGTCCCCGGCGCCAAGTCGCCCGCGGCGGGGTTCCTGGACTCCCTGATCTCGAAATCCCAACCCGTCAATGTAACGCCCGGCGCGGTCAAACCCGCTGTTCCTGGCGTTCCGGCCGCTCCTGGCATCGCAAAACCCCCGGTCCCCGCTGCGCCCGCTCCAGCCCCTGGAGCCCCTGCGGCACCGAAGCCTCCCGTTCCCGGCGCTGGTCCAAATATCCCGGCCGCCCCGCCGACGTCCGGTGTGACCGCGCCGCCCAAACCGAGTTCTTTGGATTCATTGCTCGATAAGAAGCCGACCGTTCCAGGCGCAGGTCCCACGGTCCCACCCGCTCCGGCCCCCGTGGTTCCCAAGCCGCCTGTGCCTCCTGTTCCGGGCGCGGCCGCGCCTACCGTTCCCAAACCACCCGTGCCCGGAGCCCCGGCGGCCCCCGCGATCAGGCCCCCGGTCCCGCCCGCCCCAGGTGCCCCCCCGGCTCCTGGTGCTCCAGCGGCGCCCAAGGTGGTCCCAACGACCATGAAGCCGACCGCACCCCCTCCAGGGATCTTGGACATGGACAACGTGGATGGGATGAAGACCTCGGCTCCCCCCAGACCCGCAGCCCCTCCCATGCCGCCGAAGCCTCCCATGCCGGGCGCTCCCGGCGCACCCATGCCTCCCGCGGGTGCCCCGAAGCCGCCCGCACCCGGTATACCGCCGGGCGGACTGGACGCTTCCAAGGCGCAAAAGCCGAAGGATGACGGCGACCTGATCGAATAG
- a CDS encoding CapA family protein, translating into MFPRRSLVPILLALGWVLGCAPTLKNGSKPSEAGVPGETMTAPSPSPTPRPVSGEAKGLVTLAFTGDIMMGGSSAHKLKTEGPDSFFAKTAPLLKQADVVMGNLEGPLGLTGKNTVRKKYTFLVDPSSALGLAHAGYTLLTLANNHTMDFGLEALQSTLRALDEQGLGHAGAGQDLAEARRPAWVEVKGRKIAVLAYSLTYPQEFWATKDRPGCAPADGYLMKEDIQAARAAGADLVIVCCHWGQEKHTQLRYYQPTLAHLAIDAGADAVVGHHPHIWQGLEVYKGKPIAYAIGNFAFGTLTSIRDSGILYLTFDEKGRWTGGQVLPLNVYNHQVAFTPRPMGDKDSVRFFLYLKKLSKDADLRLVKDEFPLIRWATPEGELAPDVEDLKPVRETRHGPSPTPAPPSPTPTMDPAGNPQGSLPGVGGSTGR; encoded by the coding sequence ATGTTCCCTCGTCGATCCCTCGTTCCGATCCTCTTGGCCCTAGGCTGGGTCCTGGGCTGCGCGCCCACGCTGAAGAACGGCTCCAAACCGTCCGAGGCCGGTGTTCCCGGCGAAACCATGACCGCCCCTTCCCCATCCCCGACCCCGCGGCCGGTTTCCGGCGAGGCGAAAGGCCTGGTGACCCTGGCCTTCACCGGGGACATTATGATGGGCGGTTCTTCGGCCCACAAACTGAAAACCGAAGGGCCCGATTCTTTTTTCGCGAAGACCGCGCCCCTCTTGAAGCAAGCCGACGTGGTCATGGGCAACCTGGAAGGCCCTTTGGGCCTGACGGGCAAGAACACCGTCCGCAAGAAATACACCTTCCTGGTGGATCCTTCTTCGGCCCTCGGCCTCGCCCACGCGGGTTACACCCTTTTGACCTTGGCCAACAATCACACGATGGATTTCGGCCTCGAGGCCCTTCAAAGCACCCTCCGGGCCCTGGATGAACAGGGCCTGGGACACGCCGGCGCGGGGCAGGACCTGGCCGAAGCTCGGCGGCCGGCCTGGGTCGAGGTCAAAGGACGGAAGATCGCGGTCTTGGCCTACTCGCTGACCTACCCACAGGAATTCTGGGCCACCAAGGACCGGCCCGGTTGCGCTCCTGCCGATGGCTACCTGATGAAAGAGGATATCCAGGCCGCCCGGGCGGCGGGCGCCGACCTGGTGATCGTCTGTTGTCATTGGGGCCAGGAAAAGCACACCCAACTGCGTTATTACCAGCCGACGCTGGCCCACCTGGCCATCGATGCCGGGGCCGACGCCGTGGTCGGGCACCATCCCCACATCTGGCAAGGGTTGGAGGTCTATAAAGGAAAACCCATCGCCTATGCGATCGGCAACTTCGCCTTTGGGACCCTGACCTCCATCCGGGACAGCGGCATCCTCTATTTGACCTTCGATGAAAAGGGCCGCTGGACCGGCGGGCAGGTCCTCCCCTTGAACGTCTACAATCACCAGGTGGCTTTCACCCCGAGGCCCATGGGCGACAAGGACTCGGTACGGTTCTTCCTCTATTTGAAGAAGTTATCGAAGGACGCCGATTTGAGGCTGGTCAAGGACGAGTTCCCCCTCATCCGCTGGGCCACACCCGAAGGCGAACTCGCGCCCGATGTGGAGGACCTCAAACCGGTCCGGGAAACCCGTCATGGACCGTCCCCGACCCCGGCGCCTCCGTCCCCCACTCCCACCATGGACCCGGCCGGGAACCCGCAAGGATCCCTCCCGGGCGTAGGCGGATCCACCGGCCGTTGA
- a CDS encoding MerR family transcriptional regulator, which translates to MEVPPDHPAYTISVVAHLLGLHEQTIRQYERWGLVSPCRTIRKTRLYSHRDIERLECINYLVKTCGVNLSGVKIVITLSAHHPEIGEMLRQKRFNLEDPGNPLRGL; encoded by the coding sequence ATGGAAGTTCCACCGGACCATCCGGCCTATACCATCAGCGTTGTGGCCCATTTGTTGGGGCTGCACGAGCAGACCATCCGCCAGTATGAGCGCTGGGGCTTGGTGTCGCCTTGCCGTACCATCCGGAAGACCCGCCTCTATTCCCACCGCGACATCGAACGGCTCGAATGCATCAATTACCTCGTCAAAACCTGCGGCGTGAACCTCTCGGGGGTCAAGATCGTGATCACCCTTTCGGCCCATCACCCCGAGATCGGCGAGATGCTCCGCCAAAAACGCTTCAACCTGGAAGATCCGGGCAACCCCTTACGGGGTCTTTGA